The following are encoded in a window of Plectropomus leopardus isolate mb chromosome 23, YSFRI_Pleo_2.0, whole genome shotgun sequence genomic DNA:
- the LOC121962433 gene encoding putative C-type lectin domain family 20 member A, translated as MERGMFGILVLSGLFHCVFSYLHSRYNFINTPKTWSEARKYCREKYIDLATITEERDLVELAALTEPGVQLVFIGLHRAWGWSYPGAEVYSQRELTYLNWASGEPKQNFHYCAGMGKDGTWVSANCSTRMNFFCYEGIFIEQLLSFAESETRVTERFILKREFLSWADAQQSCRKHHTDLAKVRDMIDNNILHMMIGGGPVWFGLTDVFWVWSDGIKWIL; from the exons GTCTCTTCCATTGTGTGTTCTCTTATCTTCATAGTCGGTACAACTTTATCAACACGCCAAAAACTTGGTCGGAGGCTCGTAAATACTGTAGAGAGAAATACATTGATTTGGCCACAATCACTGAAGAACGGGACCTGGTGGAACTAGCTGCTCTGACTGAGCCCGGTGTCCAGTTGGTCTTCATCGGTTTGCACAGGGCTTGGGGTTGGTCGTACCCAGGCGCTGAAGTCTACAGTCAGCGAGAGCTGACCTACTTGAACTGGGCAAGTGGTGAACCCAAACAAAACTTTCATTATTGTGCAGGCATGGGAAAGGATGGAACATGGgtttctgcaaactgcagcACCAGGATGAATTTCTTCTGCTACGAAG GAATATTTATTGAACAACTCTTGTCTTTTGCAGAGTCCGAAACTCGCGTCACTGAAaggtttattttgaagagaGAATTCCTGAGCTGGGCCGATGCTCAgcaaagctgcagaaaacatCACACAGACCTGGCCAAAGTGCGGGACATGATTGATAATAATATTCTGCATATGATGATTGGAGGAGGCCCGGTCTGGTTCGGGCTGACGGATGTATTCTGGGTGTGGTCTGATGGGA TCAAATGGATTCTATGA
- the zgc:162171 gene encoding ras-related protein Rab-38 isoform X2, with protein sequence MQRERLLKVLVIGDLGVGKTSIIKRYVHQVFSQHYRATIGVDFALKVLNWDHKTVLRLQLWDIAGQERYGNMTRVYYREAVGALVVFDMTRLSTFQAVLKWKGDLDSKVALSNGTPVPAVLLANKCDQRSHGLCPKLPKLENFSREYGFVGWYETSAKDNTNIDAAIMCLVKSIMTLEDERAASDAIAVEGKSEPVLVLPRFDYNAKEKGLSGCSGCQSLKTKDTSND encoded by the exons ATGCAGCGCGAGCGCCTGCTCAAAGTCTTGGTAATCGGTGATCTTGGAGTCGGTAAAACGTCCATCATAAAGCGCTACGTGCACCAGGTGTTCTCCCAGCATTACCGCGCCACCATCGGAGTGGACTTCGCCCTCAAGGTGCTCAACTGGGATCACAAGACGGTGCTGCGGCTGCAGCTGTGGGACATCGCCG GTCAGGAACGCTATGGCAACATGACCCGAGTGTACTACAGAGAGGCTGTAGGGGCTCTCGTCGTCTTCGACATGACCAGACTGTCCACGTTTCAGGCTGTCCTCAAGTGGAAAGGAGACCTAGACTCAAAG GTCGCCCTTAGCAACGGGACGCCGGTTCCAGCTGTTCTATTGGCCAACAAGTGCGACCAGCGGAGTCACGGTTTGTGCCCCAAGCTGCCCAAACTGGAGAACTTCTCCAGAGAGTACGGCTTCGTCGGCTGGTACGAAACCTCTGCCAAG GACAACACCAACATCGATGCCGCCATCATGTGCTTGGTGAAGAGCATCATGACTCTGGAGGATGAGAGAGCCGCGAGTGATGCTATCGCTGTCGAAGGCAAAAGCGAACCAGTTCTGGTTCTGCCTCGCTTCGACTACAATGCCAAAGAGAAGGGACTCAGTGGGTGTTCAGGATGCCAGTCGCTTAAAACCAAAGACACGAGCAACGACTGA
- the zgc:162171 gene encoding ras-related protein Rab-38 isoform X1, producing MQRERLLKVLVIGDLGVGKTSIIKRYVHQVFSQHYRATIGVDFALKVLNWDHKTVLRLQLWDIAGQERYGNMTRVYYREAVGALVVFDMTRLSTFQAVLKWKGDLDSKVALSNGTPVPAVLLANKCDQRSHGLCPKLPKLENFSREYGFVGWYETSAKPFTSIFSLQDNTNIDAAIMCLVKSIMTLEDERAASDAIAVEGKSEPVLVLPRFDYNAKEKGLSGCSGCQSLKTKDTSND from the exons ATGCAGCGCGAGCGCCTGCTCAAAGTCTTGGTAATCGGTGATCTTGGAGTCGGTAAAACGTCCATCATAAAGCGCTACGTGCACCAGGTGTTCTCCCAGCATTACCGCGCCACCATCGGAGTGGACTTCGCCCTCAAGGTGCTCAACTGGGATCACAAGACGGTGCTGCGGCTGCAGCTGTGGGACATCGCCG GTCAGGAACGCTATGGCAACATGACCCGAGTGTACTACAGAGAGGCTGTAGGGGCTCTCGTCGTCTTCGACATGACCAGACTGTCCACGTTTCAGGCTGTCCTCAAGTGGAAAGGAGACCTAGACTCAAAG GTCGCCCTTAGCAACGGGACGCCGGTTCCAGCTGTTCTATTGGCCAACAAGTGCGACCAGCGGAGTCACGGTTTGTGCCCCAAGCTGCCCAAACTGGAGAACTTCTCCAGAGAGTACGGCTTCGTCGGCTGGTACGAAACCTCTGCCAAG ccCTTCACCTCCATCTTCTCTCTCCAGGACAACACCAACATCGATGCCGCCATCATGTGCTTGGTGAAGAGCATCATGACTCTGGAGGATGAGAGAGCCGCGAGTGATGCTATCGCTGTCGAAGGCAAAAGCGAACCAGTTCTGGTTCTGCCTCGCTTCGACTACAATGCCAAAGAGAAGGGACTCAGTGGGTGTTCAGGATGCCAGTCGCTTAAAACCAAAGACACGAGCAACGACTGA
- the LOC121962353 gene encoding ras-related protein Rab-39B, giving the protein MEAIWLYQFRLIVIGDSTVGKSCLIRRFTEGRFAQVSDPTVGVDFFSRLVEIEPGKRIKLQIWDTAGQERFRSITRAYYRNSVGGLLLFDITNRRSFQNVHDWLEEARSHVQPHSIVFLLVGHKCDLEAQRQVTRQEAEKLAGAYGMRYVETSARDAINVEHAFTELTRDIFALVRSGDITIQEGWEGVKSGFVPNVVHSSEEVTKSDRRCLC; this is encoded by the exons ATGGAGGCGATATGGCTCTATCAGTTCCGGCTGATCGTCATCGGGGACTCCACGGTGGGCAAGTCGTGTCTGATCCGGCGGTTCACGGAGGGACGCTTCGCCCAGGTGTCGGACCCGACCGTCGGCGTGGACTTCTTCTCGAGGCTGGTGGAGATCGAGCCCGGCAAGAGGATCAAGCTGCAGATCTGGGACACCGCGGGTCAGGAGCGCTTCAG GTCCATCACCAGGGCTTACTACCGTAACTCGGTGGGCGGGCTCCTCCTGTTCGACATCACCAACCGCCGCTCTTTCCAGAACGTCCACGATTGGCTGGAGGAGGCGCGCAGCCACGTCCAGCCCCATAGCATCGTCTTCCTATTGGTCGGCCACAAGTGTGATCTGGAGGCACAGCGCCAG GTGACCCGCCAAGAAGCAGAGAAGCTGGCGGGGGCGTACGGGATGCGCTATGTGGAGACGTCAGCCCGTGACGCCATCAACGTGGAGCACGCCTTCACCGAGCTGACCAGAGACATCTTCGCCCTGGTGCGGTCCGGCGATATCACAATCCAGGAGGGCTGGGAGGGCGTTAAGAGCGGGTTTGTCCCCAATGTGGTGCACTCCTCGGAGGAAGTGACCAAGAGTGACCGCCGCTGTCTGTGTTGA
- the vbp1 gene encoding prefoldin subunit 3: protein MMAATIDNSNAVQATKRKHLGIPEAVFVEDVDSFMKQPGNETADAALRKLDEQYQKYKYMELNLSQKKLRLKSQIPQITQTLEILRHMQKKKETTAPMETHFLLADNVYCKASVPPTDKVCLWLGANVMLEYDIDEAQALLEKNLSTASRNLETLEDDLDFLRDQFTTTEVNMARVYNWDVKRRSRENLLKSADKS, encoded by the exons ATGATGGCTGCGACCATTGACAACAGCAATGCCGTGCAGGCGACAAAGAGAAAGCACCTCGGCATCCCCGAAGCTGTCTTCGTG GAGGATGTCGACTCTTTTATGAAGCAGCCAGGAAACGAGACGGCGGACGCAGCGCTGAGGAAGCTGGACGAACAGTAccagaaatataaatacatggAGCTCAACCTGTCTCAGAAGAAACTCAG GTTGAAAAGCCAGATCCCACAAATCACACAGACGCTAGAAATCCTTCGACACATGCAGAAGAAAAAG GAAACCACAGCGCCCATGGAAACACACTTCCTATTGGCTGACAATGTTTACTGCAAGGCTTCAGTGCCGCCCACCGACAAAGTCTGCCTATGGTTAGGG gCTAACGTCATGTTAGAGTACGACATCGATGAAGCCCAGGCTCTCCTAGAGAAGAACCTATCCACGGCATCTCGTAACCTAGAGACACTCGAGGATGATCTGGATTTCCTGCGAGACCAGTTCACCACCACCGAAGTCA ACATGGCACGAGTCTACAACTGGGACGTGAAGAGAAGGAGCAGAGAAAACCTCCTCAAATCAGCAGACAAGTCTTAA